The Streptomyces sp. DH-12 genome has a window encoding:
- a CDS encoding zeta toxin family protein, whose translation MIDPAEVERHRLSPEENERIFRERIVPDLLEGRASQETPTVVFLVGQPGAGKSRVTELVAAQINRHGGFVDVDSDLYKPYHPAYAELMAQDATTPVMCFQMAKRTINSAR comes from the coding sequence GTGATCGACCCGGCCGAGGTGGAGCGGCACCGGCTGTCGCCGGAGGAGAACGAGCGGATCTTCCGCGAGCGGATCGTCCCTGACCTACTGGAGGGGCGTGCGTCGCAGGAGACGCCCACGGTCGTCTTCCTCGTCGGCCAGCCCGGCGCCGGCAAGAGCCGGGTCACCGAACTGGTGGCCGCGCAGATCAACCGGCACGGCGGCTTCGTGGATGTCGACAGCGACCTCTACAAGCCTTATCACCCTGCGTACGCGGAGCTGATGGCGCAGGACGCGACGACTCCGGTGATGTGCTTCCAGATGGCGAAGCGGACGATCAACTCGGCTCGGTAG